From a region of the Latilactobacillus sakei genome:
- a CDS encoding DegV family protein, whose amino-acid sequence MKTAIVTDSAAYLDPEVAQANKIIVVPITVIFGQQTYLENIEISTTEFYEKMRTTDKLPTTSQITMGQMQMVFDQLIADGFDEVICIHLSSGITSFIDNLQAYACQVEGITVYPFDSKVTSAGEAFLALEAARLVAQGEHAETIMPKLATLRETIGVYFVVDDLSHLMRTGRISNGAAFVGNLLRIKPILSFDTAGKIVALTKERTKKRAFQKVLTDFEAAVAAADYPIRACVIDGNNPEESAQWVETLTAKFPGMPIETSHIGPVVGVHTGEKVMGIIWGRDYLI is encoded by the coding sequence ATGAAAACGGCAATTGTAACGGATAGTGCTGCTTACCTTGATCCTGAGGTTGCGCAGGCCAACAAAATCATCGTTGTGCCAATCACAGTGATTTTTGGGCAACAAACTTATTTAGAAAATATTGAAATTTCAACCACTGAATTTTATGAAAAGATGCGCACGACCGATAAATTACCGACTACTTCTCAAATTACGATGGGTCAAATGCAGATGGTCTTTGATCAACTGATTGCAGATGGTTTCGACGAAGTCATCTGTATTCATTTATCGAGCGGAATTACGAGTTTTATCGATAATCTGCAAGCCTATGCTTGCCAAGTCGAAGGGATTACGGTTTATCCGTTTGATTCGAAAGTCACGAGTGCCGGCGAAGCTTTCCTAGCATTAGAAGCAGCGCGGCTAGTGGCCCAAGGCGAACACGCTGAAACCATCATGCCTAAATTAGCTACTTTACGAGAGACAATCGGTGTTTACTTCGTCGTTGATGATTTGAGTCATTTGATGCGGACTGGGCGGATTTCTAACGGGGCCGCTTTTGTCGGAAACTTATTACGAATCAAACCAATTTTAAGTTTCGACACAGCTGGTAAAATTGTGGCGTTGACCAAGGAACGAACGAAAAAACGGGCCTTTCAAAAAGTGTTAACCGATTTTGAAGCAGCCGTGGCCGCCGCTGATTATCCGATTCGCGCGTGCGTGATCGACGGGAATAACCCAGAAGAAAGTGCACAGTGGGTTGAAACCCTGACGGCTAAATTTCCCGGGATGCCAATTGAAACCAGTCATATCGGACCAGTTGTGGGGGTTCATACTGGTGAAAAGGTGATGGGCATTATATGGGGCCGCGATTATCTAATTTAA